One window of uncultured Erythrobacter sp. genomic DNA carries:
- a CDS encoding SWIB/MDM2 domain-containing protein gives MANALQKPVNLTSELEAVTGKGPMTRAQVTSKVWEYIKANSLQDSKDKRQINPDAKLGAVIGKDQISMFKMTAAVSKHLS, from the coding sequence ATGGCAAATGCACTGCAGAAACCAGTGAACCTTACTTCCGAGCTTGAAGCGGTGACCGGCAAAGGTCCGATGACCCGCGCTCAGGTGACTTCGAAGGTCTGGGAATACATCAAGGCGAACAGCCTTCAGGATTCGAAGGACAAGCGTCAGATCAATCCCGATGCCAAGCTCGGCGCGGTGATCGGCAAAGACCAGATCTCGATGTTCAAGATGACGGCTGCGGTTTCCAAGCACCTCAGCTAA
- a CDS encoding YbhB/YbcL family Raf kinase inhibitor-like protein produces the protein MPDLPDWLASKLPPAARHPGLAIASLGEAKTLGRGGFSLSSPAFDAGEQLDPCFTAKEEDAVAPPLEWSGPPPGSQELIVIVEDATDPSAEPLCHWLVWGLAGQKGKLLEGEVPPRTGKNAHGNSEWLLPDPPEGETRHYAFQIFATDLPLTLMPGASRDELIGSIKGFVTACDVLYAPFTGTSADDGAWEDEELE, from the coding sequence ATGCCTGATCTGCCCGATTGGCTCGCGTCCAAACTGCCCCCGGCAGCGCGCCACCCTGGCCTTGCGATTGCAAGTCTGGGGGAGGCGAAGACGCTTGGTCGCGGCGGTTTTTCGCTTTCGAGCCCAGCCTTCGACGCCGGTGAACAACTTGACCCGTGCTTCACCGCCAAGGAAGAAGACGCGGTCGCGCCGCCGCTCGAATGGAGTGGGCCCCCGCCGGGATCGCAAGAGCTGATCGTGATCGTCGAAGATGCGACCGATCCGTCCGCTGAACCGCTTTGCCACTGGCTCGTCTGGGGACTTGCAGGGCAAAAGGGCAAGCTGCTTGAAGGCGAAGTGCCGCCGCGCACTGGCAAGAACGCGCATGGCAATTCCGAATGGCTGCTACCTGACCCGCCTGAGGGTGAGACGCGCCATTACGCCTTCCAGATTTTCGCAACCGATCTGCCCTTGACGCTCATGCCCGGCGCGAGCCGTGATGAGCTGATTGGCTCGATCAAGGGCTTCGTTACCGCATGCGACGTCCTCTACGCCCCGTTCACCGGCACGTCTGCCGATGATGGAGCGTGGGAAGATGAAGAATTAGAATAA